The Gemmatimonadota bacterium genome has a window encoding:
- the thrC gene encoding threonine synthase yields MDDTTYNAWFRCFGGCEGRYALTDVIYACPTCGGLLEVAHDMEVLKRKSGSYWRGLFDKRYMTTEWPYGSSVWGKKELVCPVVHEDNVVSMYEGGSNLFWAERLGREIGVEDLWVKQCGNSHTGSFKDLGMTVLVSMVKQMLFEGARIPAVACASTGDTSAALAAYCAAAGIQSVVFLPRDKISTAQLLQPLANGALVLSLETDFDGCMRLVQEICREENIYLANSMNSLRVEGQKTISIELVQQFDWDVPDWVVIPGGNLGNVSALGKGFLEMEALGLIDRLPRIAVAQADRANPLYQSFEKNFDSFEPIQAQPTLASAIQIGNPVSREKAIQTLKIFGGVVEQASEEELADAAARADRTGLFACPHTGVAFAALFKLVDRGVIQKSDRVIVISTAHGLKFSEFKLGYHRDQLQDWGVGPHYQNEPVVLPPEVDAVKKAIFDRIEANR; encoded by the coding sequence ATGGACGATACAACTTATAATGCGTGGTTTCGGTGTTTTGGTGGGTGTGAAGGGCGATATGCGTTGACGGATGTGATTTACGCATGCCCAACGTGCGGGGGATTGCTTGAAGTGGCGCACGATATGGAGGTGCTCAAACGCAAGTCGGGCAGTTATTGGCGCGGGTTGTTTGATAAGCGCTATATGACGACAGAATGGCCTTATGGCAGTTCGGTGTGGGGGAAAAAAGAACTGGTCTGCCCCGTAGTTCACGAAGACAATGTGGTGTCGATGTACGAAGGGGGAAGCAATCTGTTTTGGGCCGAGCGTTTGGGCCGAGAAATTGGCGTTGAGGATTTGTGGGTTAAGCAATGTGGTAACAGCCATACGGGGTCGTTCAAAGATTTGGGCATGACGGTGCTGGTATCCATGGTGAAACAGATGCTGTTTGAGGGGGCGCGTATTCCGGCGGTTGCGTGTGCATCTACTGGGGACACCTCGGCGGCATTGGCTGCGTATTGTGCGGCGGCAGGCATACAATCGGTGGTCTTTTTGCCGAGGGACAAAATCTCGACCGCACAACTTTTGCAACCCCTGGCCAATGGTGCGCTGGTGCTGAGTTTGGAGACGGACTTTGATGGATGTATGAGGCTCGTGCAGGAGATTTGTCGCGAGGAGAATATTTATTTGGCCAATTCGATGAATTCACTGCGGGTAGAGGGACAAAAAACGATCAGCATCGAATTGGTGCAACAATTTGATTGGGACGTGCCCGATTGGGTTGTGATTCCCGGCGGAAATCTGGGCAATGTGAGTGCGCTTGGTAAGGGGTTTCTCGAAATGGAAGCCCTCGGTCTCATTGACCGGTTGCCGCGCATTGCGGTTGCCCAGGCCGATAGGGCAAACCCGCTCTACCAGAGTTTTGAAAAGAATTTTGATAGTTTTGAACCGATTCAGGCACAGCCGACATTGGCGAGTGCGATCCAGATCGGCAATCCAGTGAGTCGGGAAAAGGCGATTCAAACGCTCAAAATATTTGGTGGTGTCGTGGAGCAAGCCAGCGAGGAGGAATTGGCCGATGCGGCTGCGCGTGCCGACCGCACGGGTTTGTTTGCCTGCCCGCATACCGGGGTGGCTTTCGCAGCATTGTTCAAGTTGGTTGACAGGGGTGTGATTCAGAAAAGCGATCGGGTGATCGTGATTTCAACGGCTCACGGGTTGAAGTTTAGCGAATTTAAGCTCGGGTATCATCGGGATCAGTTACAGGACTGGGGTGTCGGCCCGCATTACCAAAATGAACCCGTTGTGTTGCCTCCTGAAGTCGATGCGGTAAAAAAGGCGATTTTCGATCGGATTGAAGCCAACCGATAG
- a CDS encoding tetratricopeptide repeat protein gives MRTVIERLLYSVVAVAILGADIVFASEAVVALYNRGNEYYRAGDFDAAISAYERVIAQGLDNGEVYYNLGNAYFKNARLGRAILSYERALKLMPGDRDVLANLQFANAQKIDRENEDEVNILTRVLQATFAFFTLDALAVMVCVFVFLLGGVAVCWIFVPVRRLLWGGLLVVFAGGLLGSAAMLAFKAHQHSIPKAIILVDEAIGRSGPGPDFLQVFALHEGTKVEIERVEGSWLLVRLRSGLGGWIEARALERI, from the coding sequence ATGAGGACGGTGATAGAACGGCTGTTATATTCCGTTGTCGCGGTTGCGATACTTGGCGCAGATATAGTATTTGCTTCAGAAGCTGTTGTCGCGCTGTACAATCGGGGCAATGAATACTATCGCGCCGGGGATTTTGATGCGGCGATTTCGGCTTATGAGCGCGTTATTGCACAGGGGCTGGACAACGGTGAGGTGTATTATAATCTGGGCAATGCGTATTTTAAAAACGCGCGGCTCGGGCGTGCGATTTTATCTTATGAACGCGCTTTGAAATTGATGCCGGGCGATCGGGATGTTCTGGCGAATTTGCAGTTTGCCAATGCGCAGAAGATAGATCGAGAAAACGAAGATGAGGTCAATATTTTGACGCGGGTTTTGCAAGCGACTTTTGCGTTTTTTACCCTCGATGCGCTGGCAGTTATGGTTTGTGTGTTTGTTTTTTTGCTGGGCGGTGTGGCGGTGTGTTGGATTTTTGTGCCTGTCCGTCGTTTGCTGTGGGGTGGGTTGCTGGTGGTTTTTGCAGGCGGACTTTTGGGCAGCGCGGCTATGCTGGCGTTTAAGGCGCATCAACACAGCATTCCCAAAGCTATCATTCTGGTGGATGAGGCCATTGGCCGCAGCGGGCCAGGGCCCGACTTTTTACAGGTGTTCGCACTTCACGAGGGCACGAAGGTCGAGATTGAACGCGTTGAAGGTAGCTGGTTGCTGGTGCGCCTGCGATCGGGTCTCGGCGGCTGGATTGAAGCGCGTGCGCTGGAGCGGATTTGA